From Brassica oleracea var. oleracea cultivar TO1000 chromosome C3, BOL, whole genome shotgun sequence, a single genomic window includes:
- the LOC106331094 gene encoding uncharacterized protein LOC106331094: protein MDKFYEAFGIKIPWRKFGIKYNSCKKQYESFKKLTRNSTGLGFDSTGFINMSEDWWNERCKEWPGARKFKDKPIANMDLMEKVFGTVYISGGEGWSAQQGEDVLDTEHSDHDDEIDGEDDAESRRDIPTEEAVGAESRNFGSKNVGPSSSRSKVNRKKSRIVKAGQAVADVIWKSVESRDKILSHKNHLIENHPEFSCSQLRAIEVLHSLSAVRMWSPLYKASINHLKEDVANRQTFLFYGDDENMVLYLDFATGESRDH, encoded by the exons ATGGATAAGTTCTATGAGGCATTTGGTATAAAAATTCCATGGAGAAAATTTGGGATAAAGTACAATTCTTGCAAGAAGCAGTATGAGTCTTTTAAGAAGTTGACTCGGAACAGCACGGGGCTTGGTTTTGATTCAACCGGATTCATCAACATGAGTGAGGACTGGTGGAATGAGCGATGTAAG GAGTGGCCAGGTGCTAGAAAATTTAAAGACAAGCCGATAGCAAATATGGATTTGATGGAGAAGGTATTTGGGACAGTTTATATTAGTGGAGGTGAAGGTTGGTCTGCTCAGCAAGGTGAAGATGTTTTAGACACAGAGCACTCAGATCATGATGATGAGATTGATGGTGAAGATGATGCTGAGTCAAGGCGTGATATTCCTACTGAAGAAGCTGTTGGAG CTGAATCAAGAAATTTTGGATCAAAGAATGTTGGCCCCTCTTCTTCTAGGTCAAAGGTTAATAGGAAAAAATCAAGGATTGTAAAAGCAGGACAAGCTGTGGCTGATGTGATTTGGAAGAGTGTTGAGTCTCGAGACAAGATTCTTTCCCACAAGAATCATCTAATAGAGAATCATCCTGAGTTTAGTTGTAGTCAACTTCGAGCCATTGAGGTTCTTCACTCCTTGTCTGCTGTAAGGATGTGGTCTCCTCTCTACAAAGCTTCAATTAACCACCTCAAAGAAGATGTTGCGAATCGTCAGACTTTCTTGTTTTATGGAGATGATGAGAACATGGTTCTTTATTTGGATTTTGCAACTGGTGAAAGCAGAGATCATTGA
- the LOC106331095 gene encoding uncharacterized protein LOC106331095: MDVIALKVQSLKRVWFPAGYRVTRIAVQRILNHGGSYRFLLIWKHNDEIVKNRRITGLLKSEIWGWTLFYAAVSGLAFGSGYYHLKPDDNGIVWDTLPVRFSHLSLCFSFRENNWNESSLSYIALFLFISFFNVAYARVFNDLRLYMTFQLIPCRAIPLITVLLPPKYTHSRFWLLATAAHSVSKINGYIIGGHSLGHLCSALAMLLLTVMLLYRSIRFQRLSELKGHL, translated from the exons ATGGATGTCATT GCGTTGAAAGTTCAAAGCTTGAAGAGGGTGTGGTTTCCAGCTGGTTATAGAGTGACAAGGATTGCTGTCCAAAGGATCCTTAATCATGGTGGTTCATATCGCTTCCTTTTGATTTGGAAACACAATGATGAGATAGTGAAGAACAGGAGAATTACTGGACT TTTGAAAAGTGAGATCTGGGGATGGACACTGTTCTACGCAGCCGTTTCAGGCTTGGCCTTTGGCTCTGGTTATTATCATCTCAAACCTGATGACAACGGAATCGTATGGGACACTTTGCCTGTTCGGTTTTCTCACTTATCACTCTGCTTTAGCTTTCGTGAAAATAATTGGAATGAGTCTTCTTTAAGTTAT ATTGCCTTGTTTCTGTTCATATCATTTTTCAATGTTGCTTACGCCAG AGTCTTTAATGATCTCCGGTTATACATGACGTTCCAGTTGATTCCGTGTCGGGCCATTCCCCTCATAACCGTTTTGTTACCTCCCAAGTATACTCACTCTAGGTTCTGGCTCTTGGCAACAG CGGCTCACTCTGTTTCCAAGATCAATGGATATATCATCGGTGGACATTCACTGGGACATTTGTGTTCAGCATTGGCTATGCTTTTACTTACCGTTATGCTTTTGTATAGAAGCATTCGGTTTCAGAG ATTAAGTGAGCTCAAAGGCCATCTTTGA
- the LOC106333633 gene encoding auxin-responsive protein SAUR20-like, with translation MGLMRSVLPNAKQIFKSQSMRNKNGPPSSTTTSGLVPKGHVAVYVGEEMENNKRFVVPISYLNHPLFQGLLNRAEEEFGFNHPVGGLTIPCREETFVGLLNSYGCIVST, from the exons ATGGGTTTAATGCGGTCCGTGCTTCCAAATGCAAAGCAAATCTTCAAATCACAATCTATGAGGAACAAAAACGGACCACCATCATCAACAACAACTTCAGGGCTTGTTCCTAAAG GACATGTTGCGGTTTATGTCGGAGAAGAGATGGAGAACAATAAGAGATTCGTGGTTCCCATTTCGTATTTGAACCATCCTTTGTTTCAAGGTTTGCTTAATCGAGCAGAGGAAGAGTTCGGTTTCAATCATCCCGTTGGTGGATTGACGATTCCTTGCAGAGAAGAAACATTCGTAGGTCTTTTGAATTCTTATGGTTGTATTGTTTCAACTTGA